From Deltaproteobacteria bacterium, the proteins below share one genomic window:
- the rsfS gene encoding ribosome silencing factor, producing MSDSPTRDAKDKALLLCGLALDKKAQDLVLLEVGELTTIADYFLICSGRSDRHVQSIAEGIKEDGRAQGLRPLSSEGITRGQWVLMDFSDVLVHVFYEPVRRFYDLDGLWAGATVVELPEPHATLAAQFTSEGDPPDPWPAAEGGAGPGYLGKPVR from the coding sequence GTGTCCGATAGCCCGACGCGCGACGCCAAGGACAAGGCCCTGCTGCTCTGCGGCCTTGCACTCGACAAGAAGGCCCAGGACCTCGTCTTGCTGGAAGTCGGCGAGCTCACCACCATCGCCGACTACTTCCTCATCTGTTCCGGTCGATCCGACCGGCACGTCCAGAGCATCGCCGAAGGCATCAAGGAGGACGGCCGCGCCCAGGGCCTGCGCCCGCTCTCCAGCGAGGGGATCACTCGCGGCCAGTGGGTGCTCATGGACTTCTCCGATGTCCTCGTGCACGTCTTCTACGAGCCCGTGCGCCGCTTCTACGACCTCGACGGCCTCTGGGCCGGCGCCACGGTAGTGGAGCTGCCCGAGCCCCACGCAACCCTCGCCGCGCAGTTCACCAGCGAGGGCGATCCGCCCGACCCCTGGCCGGCCGCGGAGGGCGGCGCGGGTCCGGGGTACTTGGGTAAGCCGGTGCGGTAA
- the nadD gene encoding nicotinate-nucleotide adenylyltransferase produces the protein MRLGLFGGTFDPIHFGHLRSAEEVREAHALDKVCFVPSGVPPHRNAEPGAAAHHRLEMVRLAVADKPGLCASDVEVARPGASFSIDTVRHFSGRLAQGDDLYLILGLDAFLLFGSWKDWRELLALAHVIVTSRPGAGDALPYERIPVVVREAFCYDPVRSGFRNEFGKEILFTRLTDVFVSASAIRELLGKGKSIRYLVPEEVQRYVEKHRLYSESPEC, from the coding sequence ATGAGACTCGGCCTGTTCGGAGGCACCTTCGATCCGATCCACTTCGGCCACCTGAGGAGCGCCGAGGAGGTGCGGGAAGCGCACGCGCTGGACAAGGTCTGTTTCGTCCCCAGCGGTGTCCCCCCGCACCGGAACGCCGAGCCCGGGGCGGCGGCCCACCACCGCCTGGAGATGGTACGGCTCGCGGTGGCGGACAAACCCGGCCTGTGCGCTTCCGACGTGGAGGTGGCCCGGCCGGGCGCCTCCTTTTCCATCGATACCGTGCGCCACTTCTCGGGACGGCTTGCGCAGGGGGATGACCTGTACCTGATCCTCGGCCTCGACGCCTTCCTGCTGTTCGGTTCCTGGAAGGACTGGCGCGAGCTGCTGGCCCTTGCCCACGTCATCGTCACGTCCCGTCCCGGCGCCGGCGACGCGCTTCCCTACGAGCGGATTCCCGTTGTCGTGCGGGAGGCGTTTTGCTATGATCCGGTCCGATCCGGCTTCCGGAACGAGTTCGGCAAGGAGATCCTGTTCACGCGCCTGACGGACGTGTTCGTCTCCGCCTCGGCCATCCGGGAGCTGCTGGGAAAGGGGAAATCGATCCGCTACCTGGTTCCCGAAGAAGTGCAACGCTACGTGGAAAAACACCGTCTCTACAGCGAGTCGCCGGAGTGCTAG